GAGTTCCCTCTTCCATCAAATCTAGTCCAGAatagaatgaaatatttttttcttcatttgactGTAAAGAGCTAATCACAATTTATTgcctttccattttattctatttaaaaatatatattcatgtCCATTGTAAAGCAACCCTTTAGTGTCATAAGCCTGGCTTTCCCAATACATACCATTAGTGCATCTGTGGTGGGCTTCAGGAAATCCTACCGACTAGTGccttagaaagattttttttttttcatgaattgTCATCATCCTGCGAGAGGCAGGTGCCTGACTGAAGGTGACGGGTTACTCCACGGGCTGCGGTAACCCACAACCCTGCCCCCTTGCTCAGCACCGAGCCCCTCGAGAGCATCCTCGGTGCTCGGGCCGAGTCACCTTCTCGAGCTGTTGCACTGtcgggcagctgcagccctgacccgtcccttcctcctccagtaCAACACCACGGTTCGATCCGGTCATCTCGTAGGTGTGTGTACATGTAAACTCCGGAGCTTATGGAGGGGTCTGAGCTGCCACCTGCGCTCAAATTGAACgcaacagaaaacattctgcCAAGGGAACGACCTATCACCCCCCAAGGAAAGTGACCATTTGTCATGGGATCGAGCAGTGCACTGTGGTTAAACAACCATCTTCGATTCATTACACGCTAGTTAAATTAAGAGCTTGTGCTTTTCCagaaggcaggggaagggagtaaaattttcagtgctttttagCTAGAAGGGATGAATGCAGCCTACTTCGCCCTACCCACCCTAGCCCCTTCTGAAAGGTTTTTGTGAGTGAGTTCATCACAAATCCTGTTTAAGTAGCGACGTCGTTTTTCTCGCTTAGGAAAGCTGCAAATAAAGGAGATTCAGACCTCTCACAGAACTGGGGaaggggcaaaaaaacccaacctttaAGTGCATGTAAACATGTTTACACAGCTCAGGAATAACGGGTGATCGATTTGTCAAGTCTGTAAGCCATGTCTAAGAACTCTTCTCTCACACCAATAAATAATGTGGAGCTGGCTTGTAGGCAGTGACTCTACTGACCACGGTGCCGACACCGTGTCCCCGTGTCCAGTCAGGATGCCAGGATGCTTCTCCTAATAATGTCCGTCCTTCTGCTGATGGTGCTGCTTGGACTgagcctctgctgcctgcacttTTTTTCAGCCACTTCAGTCTCCGAGTCGCTCATTTCGGCATCGGGGATGTACCCATCATTCTCGCTGTCAGGCTTTAGCTTGCTTTTTGCCCTGTCCTTCGGTGAAACTCTGCCCATGCCCAGGTAGGGGTAGCTGGAGTTCTGGCGGCAGGGCTCCTCCGGGCTCTCGCCCTGCTGTTGCCTCTCCCCCTTCTTTGGAATTCGGAATCCGCCCCAGTTTTTCACTGGGCTCGTGGGCGTCGTAGGCACTTTAACTACTGTCTGATTAGAGTTTACTTTGACAAGCCCCCCGTTGCATTTAGGCACTATATCCCTCCGCGTGCCAGGTGCCGACCTACCACTGGAGTTCACAGCCCTTTTATTTTCCGATTGCCTCTGAGAGAGTTCTGTGGGTCTCAGTGGTTTGTAGTTGTGTTTAGAAGTCTTTTCTTTTAGCTCTGCCTTGATCACCTCACACTGCGGACGATTGTCTCTTCTCTTTCGGTGCTCTGGTATAACTAtgccatttttctgctgtgctgataCAATCCGTGTTTCTGCAAAGGTCTTGTCGAAATTTAAAAAGCCACCCGGAGCTGTACCGCCTTCCCTTTGGCTGGGCTGCCTCAGCATGGATTTGCTGTCACTCCCAGAGCTGTTTCTTACTCTGTCTCTCTTGTGTGGTTTTTTCAAAGAATGGGATAGAGACGTGCCCATTTGTTTCCTGAAGAACGCAGAATGCCATTTCAAATCCTCTATCTTGGGGGCATTGGGGCCCAAAGATGGACTGTTGAACAACACCGGGTTTTCCATCGAGGAGAATGAGGAAGGCACACCTAAACGTAAACAGACCAAGTTAAAGTCAAGCAACTCCGTGTCTCGTAAATACCACTTTTGAATGCACCCGTTTTAACTCTGTTCCTCATGCCTGAGTTCTTCGGCATAAACGGGTATGTGGTTGCCTATCCAGCCCCTTTACATCACGACTATGCGGTTACGTCTCGGTTTCACAACGGCCCGCCGGTGTAGCTGACTTCCCTGCGGCCGTGCTGCACCTAATTACACTTGTAGCAGACACAAATCCTAGCACTAGTATATCCACTCAGAGGCTCctcagagaggagaggaaaaaagcaaccaGCAAGTGGACCCCATTGATTCTGTCCGACATACGGTTTATTCGTTACTGAATACCTTAGGGATGATCTAGTTAGTGCAGTTAACTTTGAAGGTATTCATCTTTCGGAGAAAGACTACTTTCAGTGAGACCAGGCAGAAATAAACATGTTCCTTTAAAAGCAGAGCgatgcctttttaaaattcatttctttAAACTGCCGTCTATGACGCAAAGCAGCACACGCTGAACACTAATAAACCACAGACTTACCCGGTACCATATGGCACTGGAACGTTAAGTCATGGTCTCTCTGTCGTAAGGAGTCACTACAGAACCGCACCAGAAAGGCCCTGAAGCAGCAAGCCCCtcagcgccccccccccaggaacACGTACCAGTTTCTATAGCGATGTGCCCACCATTAGAGCTAGACACAGCCTCcgtttttttcttcctatctgCTGATGCATGGTGGACTACACAAGATTTTAATGAGAATAAATGAGGTCCTGTTTGTCCTTCAAAATTAGTCACTGGCCTGCTACCAAACCTTTCAGTGCGTGTGCCTGTGGTCTTACGTGAAAAAGAGAACGCTGAAGCATACCTGAAACTCTTTCTTGTTCCAACTGCTTTGCGTAGACATTAAATATCTGTTCTTGAACTTTGCAAACAGATCTCTTGATTTTTTCCCTTCGGGTCACCATGTAAGTGAGATTACGCACCTAGAAGACATCAAGTCGATGAGTTTTGCAGGCAGTTGCGTTTCTCTGATGTTGTCAATCCGTGCTTTGAACTCATTCTGTTTAAGTACTACACACCATTTACACAAGTTAGTAACGTATTTAAATTTAACCTTCTTCAAAACACTTCTTAGAAAAGAGTCTTCAATAGCACTTAATTGACAGATTCATCCATCAAATCTGGGAGGGCCACACCACAGAAGTAACTTCTATGAACACCTGAATTATGCATATATATCAGTATAGATTTCTACAGGAAGTCTAGAGAAATGCTGGAAATGCTTAAATATTCGCAGTATTACATAGCCTGGCACCATTTGCTTCTCCCTGTTTGAGACACAACATAAAATTATACTTAATAGCATAAAGACGTGGAGAGCTATTCCACAGTAGCAGCCCTTCTGCTGACCCTGCCGTTGCAGTACAACTGAAATGAAGGCAGGCCAGGCTGCTCGTGCCCGAGCGCAAGGGAGGTGGCAACAGTAACGGAATTATCAGTTTAACCATCTCAGtgctttttagaagaaaactacatttctgtgtttaaaatgtgaCTGTCTAATCTGGCCAGCTGTGTACGTTTCACAGCACCGCTCTCCCAGGGCTCTGAGTTACGTCTTTCCCAGAGGAGGGAAGCTGCTGAGCGCTGTATGTGGGTGTTTCCAAGGCCGCTCTGGGCGCAGCGCAGCTGCACGCAGCGTGGTGCCCTGTGCACTACAACCTTGTCAGCTGCTCTCGCAACCATTAAGGAGGAGACATTTAACAAGCCTGGGTTTGCTCCTCTATTTAAAGCTTCCAGTCCCAGGACAGCCAGTCCTTTCCAGTAGCGTCGTTACTCTGTGGATTTGGATTAGAAGGGATTTGTGCAGGTGGCACCCCTTCTGATCCAGTCTGCGTCATGTCCACAGAATATCTGTTTCATTAGGTGACCCGGATGATGATTTCAACATCTGTTTCTAGATGGATGACACTGTCACTAACGGCTTTCATCATCAAGTCTACCTGACTTTACcttgaagaggagaaaaaaaaaaacccaacacttgGGGCCccgtttctttttttctttcccctccaaGTTACCTTGGATGTACAACCAGTGGGAACAATGGAGTagtaaaatattgaaaatactaCATGGACGAAGTGTCCTGTTTCGACATCACacttaaaaatggaaaggatACATAATGCATAATTTAAGTTCCAGAGAACACAGTGTCAAACTCAACTTATTTAGCTGATCAAAGAGAAGATTAAAAAGTCTTGCGCACACggagcagaaacagaagataCCAGGTAACCCAGGTAGGTGTCTCATGGGCTGGAAgttgaaattagaaaaaaaactgccaaagaaaaactgcaacGATTCAGTAGAAGAGTAGTTAGCCATCAGGATCCTTTACCAGGGATGCAGCAGATGCACGAACACCCACTGTCCTGATGCAACGACCAGACAGCATTCTGCAAGAAGGGCCCTAGCTCACCGCCAGGTGAGGCTGAGGTAGGACCTACTGAGCTGGGTTCTGCACAAGGCCTGCACGAGCCATATGCTGTATGGacatgaaaaactgaaaaataacttcagtacTCCTTCTGGCTCTAGCGTATTGTAAACTCTACTAGTTaacccccaaaccaccaaaaaggaaggaattcaGGTTGTTACAGGACTGGACGTACTTGAGATAAAACACCAAACTAAGCGTACCGAACTGCTCTTTAAAAACTCAAAACCTAATTGAGCGGACTATCGTCTGCCTCCCAAGCCTACTACCCAGACAGTCCAGTGACATGCCATCCTACTATGCTGTATCAATGAAAAACGGATCTGCTGGAAATCAAGGTCAGTTTCgtaatcttttccttcttgtgcaCCAGAtaaaaggagcagagaaagcCCTTAACAGCTAAAAAAGCTCCAGCTGGGGGTTGCAGTACAGTCCACGGCCATCAGCATTAACCAGTAAAGAAAGCGTAAGTGGAAGCACAGCGATCCAGTTCTAAGGAGATGGGATACTGCAAGCCAGGACCTGCTGGCCCCGTGAACTAACCCTCTATCTGAAAAGGGTAATTGGTGTGCTCTGCAGAAATTTGGTGTTAATGGTCTTTTCTGACAACACAACTTTGAGTTAAGACCCAGCATGGAGCGCCCGCACGCCAGGGCAGGAACAGAGCCCTGCTCGGAGACGCAGCTAACGAAGGCCAGCACGCTACCGAAGCACAGGCAGTGCAGTGGCTTACCCGCTCTAGATCCTGCCGGAGGTGTGTGAAGAGCTGCAGTCTTCTGAACAGAACATCCTGCTCCCGTTTAGCCAGATTGTCCTCTTCATCCTTCTTTGGGGTAATCAAAGGCTTATTGAAGTTGgcttttctcttcagcttccAGTACTGGTAAAGGAATTCCACTGGCTCCTCAGGCAGCCGCAGCGCTCTAGCCACTTCCAGAGACTCAACAAACGTGTAGAACtcatcctccagctgctggagcttctGCTTGCGGAGGCTGACTCTGTGGGCCTCCTCCTGGTTTTGATCCATGCTGTGGAATGGGTCCATGTGGGCAGGAAGAGAGCTGCTCTGGATCCCAATCCCATTCCCGTTCTCCTGACCTGCACTTTCACTGAAAGTCTCATCATCGGCTTTCTTGGCGGAGCTGTGCTTGGGACAGTACGACTTAAATTTCACCTCATCGTTCTCTGCCAGTATGGTCTTCATCTCCAAGCCTCGGTCAAATGCACAGGTGACGTGAAAGGCtgttctgcagttcttcactgaacactacagaaattaaattaaatttaatcaaataaaaatttcagaagcCACACTGCCTAAACCGACGCAGGCAGCCAGGACCGCTCTGGAAGAACAACCCTGTTGCTGCGCTCTGCTCCAATGCTGCATGTACTCTCTTGCTCTCTCTTAATTAGCTTTACGATTTAGTGCTCTCAGGCCAGGCAACGATCAAGTGGCCCAGTGGGACAGGAGTGGTTAGCCCCCTCCCTAGCCCAATCACGCTATTCCATAACCCGCAAATCCACTAGAGTACTGAAATCTGGTTCTTACCGTCACCAGAGCCACTCGTGTAAGGCAGCGCACGCAAAAGAAAACGTTCCCCCTTTGACTGtgccagcaggagagagggggaaaacaTCTCGGTGGCCCCAGGCCAGCCTgatacttttaattaaaagtccTTCCCAGCACCTGGACCCGTGCTACCCAAAAGGCCTCAGCCAAagggcatttttcttttcccctgttATCCCCGTTTCCTAATGTCAAATACTAAATCGCTGCCAATCACTGCTTCACTGACTACAGTCTTCGCTTCACCTGGGAGATGAGGAGAACGGGAAACTCAGTTTTGTGtcattcttcttccctcccaGTGAACCCGGCAGTCATGGAGTGATGGGCACTCGTTCAGCTGCTTTAGCACTTCATTTCTATTATATGTAACTTCCTCTTGCAAAATGCTGTCATAGCTATCGCCAGCCACAAACTGAAAGGtctaaatatatatgtgtgcatcTGTCTATGAACGCACACACATACGTACGCGTTTGTATCAGCTCACGCCTCTGCCTCcagtgaaaagaatttgaaGTGGAAATGAACATTAGTGCTATTAACTAGGAGGAAACAGAACTAGGCTTAACCCAAGTCATCTAACCTAAAACAGAAATGCACTGTGCTAGGATGTTTACACAGAACTTCGTAAAAAAGCCAAGTCTCTTTCTCCCCTGGGTTTTCCTGCTCAGGCTGACTCAGCAGCCAGATGGCATATAAAGGTACAACCAAGTTTGAACTGCAGAAGGTTCAAATGAACATTCTTTTAATAACATCAACATATAAATGGAATTAAAGAATACCAAAGCGTCTTTTGCCCTTTCCCCTCTTACTAACAtacacagcaaaagcagcccAACTGGAACACCGAACAGTACAGAAGAGTACTTTAGCCGTGGTTTCCAAGCTGCTACCGTGTAGAAAAATTAGCTCTTAGTGTGGCTAATGTTTTATTGGGAGAAGAGGGGCAAGCATCGTCAGACGGAAATCTGCTGAACCTGGGAGAATATGCAGTCTGGTTTTTCccagcttgctgcagctgctctctgcccaGACTGACACACACTTCCAGCTGCCAGCTTTTCTAATTGCCGTGCACATCTCATAGCATCCCTGGAGGATCTCGATCTCTCAGCTCCTCCGGTTAATGCTACTTCCTTTCTATTTCAGTGGCTTTCTATAATGTTCTTCTCTGCTGTATAAAGTTTCACAAGACAAATCTAAGTATCTCCCACTGCTAGCTTTAATGACACCAAGATTTACACAACTCTTACAAAACGTCAGGCAAAactgtcaattttttttgtctcttcccCCATAATTTCAAGTGTAGAACTGTCTGAAGTGGCAGCCATCATGCCTGCATGTCATCCTGTGTCATTGCTAGAAGGGGAGAGGTGGTATCAGAATATGaaaggacacacacacacccctcccctgcACGCTAACACACATAAACAATCAAGTGCTCAAACTACAAGTTACCCCGCTCAGAATGGGTCTGGAGAACGGACAAAACAGTTCCAACTACGTAAGAGCGGCCAAGAAGAAGGGGACAGCTCTGCAAGGAGGTATTATGGTTGCAAATTTATATGCTGTGGACAGATTTACCTTCTCTACTTAGCATTTACTATTTATACATTCCCTAAATGGAAGCGGACTGATAGGTTTCACTGGAACTACTGCTGCATTGCTGGTTTACAACCTTTTCTGGCAACCTCATCAAATGACTGGGAGCAGAGGGCAAGGAAGGAAACGGATAAAACCTCATTTCCAAGTAG
The Falco rusticolus isolate bFalRus1 chromosome 1, bFalRus1.pri, whole genome shotgun sequence genome window above contains:
- the JADE1 gene encoding protein Jade-1 isoform X4: MGAGGEGCLLFPVEIMKRRRLPSSSEDSDDNGSLSTWSQHSRSRHRRTSCSRHEDRKPSEVFRTDLITAMKLHDSFQLNPDEYYVLADPWRQEWEKGVQVPVSPGTIPQPVARIVSETKTVTFTRPRKYIVSSGSEPPELGYVDIRTLADSVCRYDLNDVDVAWLQLANEEFKEMGMPELDEYTMERVIEEFEQRCYDNMNHAIETEEGLGIEYDEDVVCDVCQSPDGEDGNEMVFCDKCNICVHQACYGILKVPEGSWLCRTCALGVQPKCLLCPKKGGAMKPTRSGTKWVHVSCALWIPEVSIGSPEKMEPITKVSHIPSSRWALVCSLCNEKVGASIQCSVKNCRTAFHVTCAFDRGLEMKTILAENDEVKFKSYCPKHSSAKKADDETFSESAGQENGNGIGIQSSSLPAHMDPFHSMDQNQEEAHRVSLRKQKLQQLEDEFYTFVESLEVARALRLPEEPVEFLYQYWKLKRKANFNKPLITPKKDEEDNLAKREQDVLFRRLQLFTHLRQDLERVRNLTYMVTRREKIKRSVCKVQEQIFNVYAKQLEQERVSGVPSSFSSMENPVLFNSPSLGPNAPKIEDLKWHSAFFRKQMGTSLSHSLKKPHKRDRVRNSSGSDSKSMLRQPSQREGGTAPGGFLNFDKTFAETRIVSAQQKNGIVIPEHRKRRDNRPQCEVIKAELKEKTSKHNYKPLRPTELSQRQSENKRAVNSSGRSAPGTRRDIVPKCNGGLVKVNSNQTVVKVPTTPTSPVKNWGGFRIPKKGERQQQGESPEEPCRQNSSYPYLGMGRVSPKDRAKSKLKPDSENDGYIPDAEMSDSETEVAEKKCRQQRLSPSSTISRRTDIIRRSILAS
- the JADE1 gene encoding protein Jade-1 isoform X3 — translated: MAPRAVRLGCLLFPVEIMKRRRLPSSSEDSDDNGSLSTWSQHSRSRHRRTSCSRHEDRKPSEVFRTDLITAMKLHDSFQLNPDEYYVLADPWRQEWEKGVQVPVSPGTIPQPVARIVSETKTVTFTRPRKYIVSSGSEPPELGYVDIRTLADSVCRYDLNDVDVAWLQLANEEFKEMGMPELDEYTMERVIEEFEQRCYDNMNHAIETEEGLGIEYDEDVVCDVCQSPDGEDGNEMVFCDKCNICVHQACYGILKVPEGSWLCRTCALGVQPKCLLCPKKGGAMKPTRSGTKWVHVSCALWIPEVSIGSPEKMEPITKVSHIPSSRWALVCSLCNEKVGASIQCSVKNCRTAFHVTCAFDRGLEMKTILAENDEVKFKSYCPKHSSAKKADDETFSESAGQENGNGIGIQSSSLPAHMDPFHSMDQNQEEAHRVSLRKQKLQQLEDEFYTFVESLEVARALRLPEEPVEFLYQYWKLKRKANFNKPLITPKKDEEDNLAKREQDVLFRRLQLFTHLRQDLERVRNLTYMVTRREKIKRSVCKVQEQIFNVYAKQLEQERVSGVPSSFSSMENPVLFNSPSLGPNAPKIEDLKWHSAFFRKQMGTSLSHSLKKPHKRDRVRNSSGSDSKSMLRQPSQREGGTAPGGFLNFDKTFAETRIVSAQQKNGIVIPEHRKRRDNRPQCEVIKAELKEKTSKHNYKPLRPTELSQRQSENKRAVNSSGRSAPGTRRDIVPKCNGGLVKVNSNQTVVKVPTTPTSPVKNWGGFRIPKKGERQQQGESPEEPCRQNSSYPYLGMGRVSPKDRAKSKLKPDSENDGYIPDAEMSDSETEVAEKKCRQQRLSPSSTISRRTDIIRRSILAS
- the JADE1 gene encoding protein Jade-1 isoform X5; translation: MKRRRLPSSSEDSDDNGSLSTWSQHSRSRHRRTSCSRHEDRKPSEVFRTDLITAMKLHDSFQLNPDEYYVLADPWRQEWEKGVQVPVSPGTIPQPVARIVSETKTVTFTRPRKYIVSSGSEPPELGYVDIRTLADSVCRYDLNDVDVAWLQLANEEFKEMGMPELDEYTMERVIEEFEQRCYDNMNHAIETEEGLGIEYDEDVVCDVCQSPDGEDGNEMVFCDKCNICVHQACYGILKVPEGSWLCRTCALGVQPKCLLCPKKGGAMKPTRSGTKWVHVSCALWIPEVSIGSPEKMEPITKVSHIPSSRWALVCSLCNEKVGASIQCSVKNCRTAFHVTCAFDRGLEMKTILAENDEVKFKSYCPKHSSAKKADDETFSESAGQENGNGIGIQSSSLPAHMDPFHSMDQNQEEAHRVSLRKQKLQQLEDEFYTFVESLEVARALRLPEEPVEFLYQYWKLKRKANFNKPLITPKKDEEDNLAKREQDVLFRRLQLFTHLRQDLERVRNLTYMVTRREKIKRSVCKVQEQIFNVYAKQLEQERVSGVPSSFSSMENPVLFNSPSLGPNAPKIEDLKWHSAFFRKQMGTSLSHSLKKPHKRDRVRNSSGSDSKSMLRQPSQREGGTAPGGFLNFDKTFAETRIVSAQQKNGIVIPEHRKRRDNRPQCEVIKAELKEKTSKHNYKPLRPTELSQRQSENKRAVNSSGRSAPGTRRDIVPKCNGGLVKVNSNQTVVKVPTTPTSPVKNWGGFRIPKKGERQQQGESPEEPCRQNSSYPYLGMGRVSPKDRAKSKLKPDSENDGYIPDAEMSDSETEVAEKKCRQQRLSPSSTISRRTDIIRRSILAS
- the JADE1 gene encoding protein Jade-1 isoform X2 yields the protein MAMAECRSCSGCLLFPVEIMKRRRLPSSSEDSDDNGSLSTWSQHSRSRHRRTSCSRHEDRKPSEVFRTDLITAMKLHDSFQLNPDEYYVLADPWRQEWEKGVQVPVSPGTIPQPVARIVSETKTVTFTRPRKYIVSSGSEPPELGYVDIRTLADSVCRYDLNDVDVAWLQLANEEFKEMGMPELDEYTMERVIEEFEQRCYDNMNHAIETEEGLGIEYDEDVVCDVCQSPDGEDGNEMVFCDKCNICVHQACYGILKVPEGSWLCRTCALGVQPKCLLCPKKGGAMKPTRSGTKWVHVSCALWIPEVSIGSPEKMEPITKVSHIPSSRWALVCSLCNEKVGASIQCSVKNCRTAFHVTCAFDRGLEMKTILAENDEVKFKSYCPKHSSAKKADDETFSESAGQENGNGIGIQSSSLPAHMDPFHSMDQNQEEAHRVSLRKQKLQQLEDEFYTFVESLEVARALRLPEEPVEFLYQYWKLKRKANFNKPLITPKKDEEDNLAKREQDVLFRRLQLFTHLRQDLERVRNLTYMVTRREKIKRSVCKVQEQIFNVYAKQLEQERVSGVPSSFSSMENPVLFNSPSLGPNAPKIEDLKWHSAFFRKQMGTSLSHSLKKPHKRDRVRNSSGSDSKSMLRQPSQREGGTAPGGFLNFDKTFAETRIVSAQQKNGIVIPEHRKRRDNRPQCEVIKAELKEKTSKHNYKPLRPTELSQRQSENKRAVNSSGRSAPGTRRDIVPKCNGGLVKVNSNQTVVKVPTTPTSPVKNWGGFRIPKKGERQQQGESPEEPCRQNSSYPYLGMGRVSPKDRAKSKLKPDSENDGYIPDAEMSDSETEVAEKKCRQQRLSPSSTISRRTDIIRRSILAS
- the JADE1 gene encoding protein Jade-1 isoform X6, with the translated sequence MAVCPPGPSIPDLDIGGLRVPDMKIENLLRIVSETKTVTFTRPRKYIVSSGSEPPELGYVDIRTLADSVCRYDLNDVDVAWLQLANEEFKEMGMPELDEYTMERVIEEFEQRCYDNMNHAIETEEGLGIEYDEDVVCDVCQSPDGEDGNEMVFCDKCNICVHQACYGILKVPEGSWLCRTCALGVQPKCLLCPKKGGAMKPTRSGTKWVHVSCALWIPEVSIGSPEKMEPITKVSHIPSSRWALVCSLCNEKVGASIQCSVKNCRTAFHVTCAFDRGLEMKTILAENDEVKFKSYCPKHSSAKKADDETFSESAGQENGNGIGIQSSSLPAHMDPFHSMDQNQEEAHRVSLRKQKLQQLEDEFYTFVESLEVARALRLPEEPVEFLYQYWKLKRKANFNKPLITPKKDEEDNLAKREQDVLFRRLQLFTHLRQDLERVRNLTYMVTRREKIKRSVCKVQEQIFNVYAKQLEQERVSGVPSSFSSMENPVLFNSPSLGPNAPKIEDLKWHSAFFRKQMGTSLSHSLKKPHKRDRVRNSSGSDSKSMLRQPSQREGGTAPGGFLNFDKTFAETRIVSAQQKNGIVIPEHRKRRDNRPQCEVIKAELKEKTSKHNYKPLRPTELSQRQSENKRAVNSSGRSAPGTRRDIVPKCNGGLVKVNSNQTVVKVPTTPTSPVKNWGGFRIPKKGERQQQGESPEEPCRQNSSYPYLGMGRVSPKDRAKSKLKPDSENDGYIPDAEMSDSETEVAEKKCRQQRLSPSSTISRRTDIIRRSILAS
- the JADE1 gene encoding protein Jade-1 isoform X1, whose product is MRLLFARSCSIRYLRRSECRGCLLFPVEIMKRRRLPSSSEDSDDNGSLSTWSQHSRSRHRRTSCSRHEDRKPSEVFRTDLITAMKLHDSFQLNPDEYYVLADPWRQEWEKGVQVPVSPGTIPQPVARIVSETKTVTFTRPRKYIVSSGSEPPELGYVDIRTLADSVCRYDLNDVDVAWLQLANEEFKEMGMPELDEYTMERVIEEFEQRCYDNMNHAIETEEGLGIEYDEDVVCDVCQSPDGEDGNEMVFCDKCNICVHQACYGILKVPEGSWLCRTCALGVQPKCLLCPKKGGAMKPTRSGTKWVHVSCALWIPEVSIGSPEKMEPITKVSHIPSSRWALVCSLCNEKVGASIQCSVKNCRTAFHVTCAFDRGLEMKTILAENDEVKFKSYCPKHSSAKKADDETFSESAGQENGNGIGIQSSSLPAHMDPFHSMDQNQEEAHRVSLRKQKLQQLEDEFYTFVESLEVARALRLPEEPVEFLYQYWKLKRKANFNKPLITPKKDEEDNLAKREQDVLFRRLQLFTHLRQDLERVRNLTYMVTRREKIKRSVCKVQEQIFNVYAKQLEQERVSGVPSSFSSMENPVLFNSPSLGPNAPKIEDLKWHSAFFRKQMGTSLSHSLKKPHKRDRVRNSSGSDSKSMLRQPSQREGGTAPGGFLNFDKTFAETRIVSAQQKNGIVIPEHRKRRDNRPQCEVIKAELKEKTSKHNYKPLRPTELSQRQSENKRAVNSSGRSAPGTRRDIVPKCNGGLVKVNSNQTVVKVPTTPTSPVKNWGGFRIPKKGERQQQGESPEEPCRQNSSYPYLGMGRVSPKDRAKSKLKPDSENDGYIPDAEMSDSETEVAEKKCRQQRLSPSSTISRRTDIIRRSILAS